The Fusobacterium perfoetens genome includes a window with the following:
- a CDS encoding glycogen/starch/alpha-glucan phosphorylase: protein MILAKTKEEIKNDYLKRLTFTFAEDISQATLEHKYFALGKLIKDYLTEKWAETNKIYRERKVKQTYYFSMEFLIGRLLETNLINLGIRDLCEEALKELGINFNELVSYEEDAGLGNGGLGRLAACFIDSMASLSLPAHGNGIRFKHGLFKQKIENGYQVEQLDDWLKKDFVWEIKRADKSVDVRFGGNVYLKEVNGKLVPVYENPEIIRAVPYDVPVPGYQTMNVNTLRLWSADMPEKPINLSTLQRGEYLSYLEQRYSVEEISQVLYPDDTSLEGKRLRLKQEYFFTSAGIQSIVRSFLKLGEPITELHNYVAIHINDTHPAVAVAELMRILLDDYELDWDTAWRITVKTCAYTNHTIMAEALEKWDVNVFKKLLPRIYMIIEEINRRFCQEVADRYYNDWGKVNNMSIIQYNNIKMANLAIVGSHSINGVAWLHTEILKNRELKDFYEMYPDRFNNKTNGITHRRWLVKANRPLTDLFIELYGGSEDWLKDTSSMKKLLEYKDDKKILKRLAQIKADKKLEMAKFVKEQYGITIDPKSIFDVQVKRLHAYKRQLLNLFHIMYLYNELKANPNLDIVPRTFFFGAKAAPGYSLAKQVIKLINTVAEKINNDKSIKGKIKVVFLENYGVSLAEKIIPAGDVSEQISTASKEASGTGNMKFMMNGAITLATLDGANVEIDQAVGRDNIVVFGLTSQEVMHYNAFGGYNMRDVFDNDPRLQKIIDQITNGYYGVNSSEFSMILDDLFNKNDEFFVLKDFDAYVKAQEKIDRLYRDQEKWQQMCLINIANSGIFSSDNTIRRYADEIWNIKSCDIPEVK, encoded by the coding sequence ATGATATTAGCGAAAACAAAAGAAGAGATAAAAAACGATTATCTTAAAAGATTGACTTTTACTTTTGCTGAGGATATTTCACAAGCTACTTTGGAGCATAAGTATTTTGCACTTGGAAAACTAATAAAAGACTACTTAACAGAAAAATGGGCAGAAACTAATAAAATTTACAGAGAGCGTAAAGTAAAACAAACTTATTATTTTTCAATGGAGTTTTTAATAGGAAGACTTCTTGAAACAAACTTAATAAATCTTGGAATAAGAGATTTATGTGAAGAAGCATTAAAAGAATTAGGAATTAACTTCAATGAGTTAGTTTCTTATGAAGAAGATGCTGGACTTGGAAACGGAGGTCTAGGAAGACTTGCTGCTTGTTTCATAGATTCAATGGCATCTCTATCACTACCAGCTCATGGAAATGGAATCCGTTTTAAACACGGATTATTCAAACAAAAAATAGAAAACGGTTACCAAGTAGAACAACTTGATGACTGGTTAAAAAAAGATTTCGTTTGGGAAATCAAAAGAGCAGATAAAAGTGTAGATGTACGTTTTGGGGGAAATGTTTACTTAAAAGAAGTTAATGGAAAATTAGTTCCAGTATATGAAAACCCTGAAATTATTCGTGCAGTACCTTATGACGTGCCAGTTCCTGGATATCAAACAATGAACGTAAACACTCTAAGACTTTGGAGTGCTGATATGCCAGAAAAACCTATAAATCTTTCTACATTACAAAGAGGAGAATACTTATCTTACTTAGAACAAAGATATTCTGTAGAAGAAATCTCTCAAGTACTATATCCAGATGATACAAGTCTTGAAGGAAAAAGATTAAGACTTAAACAAGAATACTTCTTTACAAGTGCTGGTATCCAAAGTATTGTAAGAAGTTTCTTAAAACTTGGAGAACCAATAACTGAACTTCACAACTATGTAGCAATCCACATCAATGACACTCACCCAGCTGTTGCAGTTGCAGAGCTTATGAGAATATTACTTGATGACTATGAATTAGATTGGGATACAGCTTGGAGAATTACAGTAAAAACTTGTGCTTACACTAACCATACAATAATGGCTGAAGCATTAGAAAAATGGGACGTAAATGTATTTAAAAAATTACTTCCAAGAATCTATATGATAATAGAAGAAATCAACAGAAGATTCTGTCAAGAAGTTGCTGATAGATATTACAATGATTGGGGAAAAGTAAATAATATGTCAATCATTCAATACAACAACATCAAAATGGCAAATCTTGCAATAGTAGGATCTCACTCTATAAACGGGGTTGCTTGGTTACATACTGAGATATTAAAAAATAGAGAATTAAAAGATTTCTACGAAATGTATCCAGACAGATTTAACAACAAAACAAACGGTATCACTCACAGAAGATGGCTTGTAAAAGCTAACCGTCCATTAACAGATCTATTTATCGAATTATACGGTGGATCTGAAGATTGGTTAAAAGATACATCTTCTATGAAAAAATTATTAGAATACAAAGACGACAAAAAAATCTTAAAAAGATTAGCTCAAATAAAAGCTGACAAAAAACTAGAAATGGCTAAATTCGTAAAAGAACAATATGGAATAACTATAGATCCAAAATCTATATTTGACGTTCAAGTAAAAAGACTTCACGCTTACAAGCGTCAACTTTTAAACTTATTCCACATTATGTATCTATATAATGAATTAAAAGCTAATCCAAACCTTGATATAGTTCCAAGAACATTCTTCTTTGGAGCTAAAGCAGCACCAGGATATTCTCTAGCTAAACAAGTTATAAAACTTATCAACACAGTAGCTGAAAAAATCAACAATGATAAATCTATCAAAGGAAAAATCAAAGTTGTATTCTTAGAAAACTATGGTGTAAGTTTAGCAGAAAAAATAATCCCTGCTGGAGATGTAAGTGAACAAATATCTACTGCATCTAAAGAAGCATCAGGTACAGGAAATATGAAATTTATGATGAATGGTGCTATAACTCTTGCTACTCTTGACGGAGCAAATGTTGAAATAGACCAAGCTGTTGGTAGAGATAATATAGTTGTATTTGGTTTAACATCTCAAGAAGTAATGCACTACAACGCTTTCGGTGGATACAATATGAGAGATGTATTTGATAACGATCCAAGACTTCAAAAAATTATCGACCAAATTACAAATGGATACTATGGAGTTAATTCATCAGAATTTTCTATGATCCTTGATGATCTATTCAATAAAAATGACGAATTCTTCGTTCTTAAAGACTTTGACGCTTATGTTAAAGCTCAAGAAAAAATTGATAGATTATACAGAGATCAAGAAAAATGGCAACAAATGTGCTTAATAAATATCGCTAACTCTGGAATATTCTCATCAGATAATACAATCAGAAGATATGCTGACGAAATCTGGAACATTAAATCTTGCGATATACCTGAAGTGAAATAA
- a CDS encoding ATP-binding protein codes for MLKRKLYSSLLDWKDRYKGTKALLIDGARRIGKSFLCEEFGKNEYKSYILVDFGNISKEIIDVFENESTNLDLFFMKLSAFYGVRLYERESLIIFDEVQQFPRARQLIKYLVKDGRYDYIETGSLLSLKRNIENIILPSEEKHIEMYPLDFEEFLWALGDTTTIPILKEFFDKKLPLGQALHRKIMNDFRQYILVGGMPQAVNMYLETKNFADVDDIKRDILNLYRNDIGKFAKGYENKVMSIFDEIPSQLSKKEKKYKLSAVSKEARYREYEDSFMWLNDAMITNTCYNSTDPNIGLNLNSDFSTRKCYMMDTGLLVTQTFMDSDYTENELYKAVLFNKLNINEGMLMENVVAQTLRTNGHKLFFYSKTDRENKENNMELDFLIKDRENLKKIAVIEVKSSSYKKHSSLDKFRTRYKDRIGNSYILYQKDLMIKDGVIHLPIYMSIFL; via the coding sequence ATGCTAAAAAGAAAATTATATAGTTCTTTGCTTGATTGGAAAGATAGATATAAAGGGACAAAAGCTCTTCTTATAGATGGAGCTAGAAGAATTGGAAAAAGTTTCTTGTGTGAAGAGTTTGGAAAAAATGAATATAAAAGTTATATCCTCGTAGATTTTGGAAATATATCCAAAGAGATTATTGATGTATTTGAAAATGAAAGTACAAATCTAGATTTATTTTTTATGAAACTATCAGCTTTTTATGGAGTAAGATTGTATGAAAGAGAGAGTTTAATAATTTTTGACGAAGTTCAACAGTTTCCAAGAGCAAGACAGCTTATAAAATATTTGGTTAAAGATGGAAGATACGACTATATAGAAACAGGCTCTTTACTTTCTTTAAAAAGAAATATAGAAAATATAATACTTCCATCAGAAGAAAAACACATTGAGATGTATCCTCTTGATTTTGAAGAATTTTTATGGGCTTTGGGAGATACAACAACAATTCCAATATTAAAAGAATTTTTTGATAAAAAACTTCCATTAGGGCAAGCTCTCCATAGAAAGATTATGAATGATTTTAGACAATATATTTTAGTTGGTGGAATGCCACAAGCTGTTAATATGTATTTAGAAACAAAAAATTTTGCAGATGTAGACGATATAAAAAGAGATATTTTAAATCTGTATAGAAATGATATTGGAAAATTTGCAAAGGGATATGAAAATAAAGTTATGTCTATCTTCGATGAAATACCAAGTCAACTTTCTAAAAAAGAAAAAAAATATAAATTAAGTGCTGTATCAAAAGAAGCTAGATATAGAGAGTACGAAGATTCTTTTATGTGGCTAAATGATGCAATGATAACTAATACTTGTTATAATTCCACTGACCCAAATATTGGGCTTAACTTAAATAGTGATTTTTCCACAAGAAAATGTTATATGATGGACACTGGACTTTTGGTTACTCAGACTTTTATGGACAGCGATTATACAGAAAACGAGCTTTATAAGGCAGTTCTTTTTAATAAATTAAATATTAACGAGGGAATGCTTATGGAAAATGTTGTGGCTCAAACTTTAAGGACAAATGGTCATAAACTATTTTTCTACTCTAAAACTGACAGAGAGAATAAAGAAAATAATATGGAGTTAGATTTTCTGATAAAAGATAGAGAAAATTTAAAAAAGATAGCTGTCATAGAGGTAAAATCATCATCTTATAAAAAACATTCATCATTGGATAAATTTAGAACTAGATACAAAGATAGAATTGGAAATTCATATATTCTTTATCAAAAAGATTTAATGATAAAAGATGGGGTTATACATTTGCCAATCTATATGAGTATATTTCTTTAA